One window from the genome of Candidatus Synechococcus calcipolaris G9 encodes:
- a CDS encoding replication restart DNA helicase PriA, giving the protein MTTLQTIHCPNCGSYAERHQINDISRTQCPRCDYLMVMCNRTGRVIEAHAPGLDSSIRLTEPVTRHRRSPLQPASALA; this is encoded by the coding sequence ATGACGACTCTACAAACCATTCATTGTCCCAACTGTGGCAGTTACGCAGAGAGACACCAAATAAACGACATTAGCCGTACTCAGTGTCCCCGCTGTGACTATTTAATGGTCATGTGTAATCGCACAGGGCGAGTGATTGAAGCCCATGCCCCGGGGCTAGATAGTAGTATTCGCTTGACGGAACCAGTTACACGCCACCGCAGATCGCCCTTACAACCCGCCAGTGCCCTAGCCTAG
- a CDS encoding branched-chain amino acid transaminase — protein sequence MSDFLPYAYFQGQFVPFSEAKLSVATHALHYGTAALGGLRGLPNPKNTNEILLFRLEDHCRRLSRSAHYLGYDLPPTQIKSLMIDWVRQNAPQIPFYIRPLVYTSGLGIAPRLHNVDKDFLIYGLPLGDYLSPQGVSCRISSWQRQSDRSFPLRGKFTASYLVSALAKTEAVASGFDEAILLNDQGKISEATGMNIFLVRNQQLITPSVDQDILEGITRNSVLQLAQVEGFQVIERPVDHTELLIADEVFLTGTAARIVPVARLEQYALPAPGKMTQYLQQQLQAITEDRHPDYHHWIDKIPLTKS from the coding sequence ATGTCTGACTTTCTGCCCTATGCCTATTTTCAGGGTCAGTTTGTTCCTTTCTCTGAGGCAAAGCTCTCGGTGGCCACCCATGCACTCCACTATGGCACAGCAGCCCTAGGGGGATTGCGTGGTTTACCTAATCCCAAAAATACCAATGAGATTCTGTTATTTCGTCTTGAGGATCACTGCCGTCGCCTCAGCCGCAGTGCCCATTACCTGGGCTACGATCTCCCACCCACTCAAATTAAATCCTTAATGATTGATTGGGTGCGGCAGAATGCACCGCAGATTCCCTTTTATATTCGTCCCCTAGTCTATACATCGGGTCTTGGCATTGCCCCTCGCCTCCACAACGTAGATAAGGATTTCCTCATCTATGGCCTTCCCCTAGGGGACTATCTATCGCCCCAAGGCGTAAGCTGCCGGATTAGTTCTTGGCAACGTCAGAGCGATCGTAGTTTTCCCTTGCGCGGTAAATTTACAGCCTCCTATTTAGTTTCTGCCCTAGCTAAAACAGAGGCCGTTGCATCGGGGTTTGACGAAGCTATTCTGCTCAATGACCAGGGCAAAATCTCTGAAGCCACGGGCATGAATATTTTCCTCGTGCGCAACCAGCAGCTCATTACCCCCAGCGTAGATCAAGATATTCTAGAAGGCATTACCCGCAATAGTGTCCTGCAGTTAGCTCAGGTAGAAGGATTCCAGGTGATTGAACGTCCTGTAGATCACACCGAACTCCTCATTGCCGATGAAGTTTTCCTCACAGGTACCGCCGCTCGCATTGTTCCTGTAGCCCGTCTTGAGCAATATGCTTTACCTGCCCCCGGAAAGATGACCCAATACTTGCAACAGCAATTACAGGCCATTACCGAAGACCGGCATCCAGACTATCATCACTGGATTGATAAAATCCCATTGACCAAAAGCTAG
- a CDS encoding glycosyltransferase family 4 protein, with translation MKIGILFINFGPYHIARIRRFHDHARQKNFQVVGIELARSTQEYLWKNDILDLGFPIIPLIQNQPIETVSWVKQSQLLYQYLQHLQPDVLAIAGYSPPAMLAALAWCRWHRRPAILMTESKEDDAPRSPWTERLKGWLIRQYQAGLVGGQPQLCYLEKLGMAPGAIFTGYDVVDNGVFHPEQIRKEPRPIPQSYFLAINRFIPKKNLIVLIEAYADYCQATNGQAGDLPWHFVLCGDGELRPVIEALIGQLGLGDLIHLPGFLQQDQLLPYFAHASCFIHASTQEQWGLVVNEAMAAGLPVLVSNRCGCFEDLILEGVTGFGFDPDNKQQLTNLMLKMSHGQVDLEQIGQSALMHIQKFSPDTFAQGLLQAVDYVLLRQSGQ, from the coding sequence ATGAAAATCGGCATTCTGTTCATTAATTTTGGCCCCTATCATATTGCCCGTATCCGTCGCTTTCACGATCATGCTCGGCAAAAAAATTTTCAGGTGGTGGGTATTGAACTGGCCCGCTCGACACAGGAATACTTATGGAAGAATGATATTTTAGACCTAGGGTTTCCCATTATTCCGCTCATTCAAAACCAGCCCATAGAGACGGTGAGTTGGGTGAAGCAAAGTCAATTGTTGTATCAGTATCTCCAGCACCTTCAACCCGATGTTTTGGCGATCGCCGGTTATTCTCCCCCTGCGATGCTGGCGGCTTTGGCTTGGTGTCGCTGGCATAGACGACCGGCCATTTTAATGACAGAATCCAAGGAAGATGATGCCCCGCGATCGCCCTGGACAGAGCGGCTGAAAGGTTGGTTAATTCGTCAGTACCAGGCAGGCTTGGTGGGAGGACAACCACAGCTATGCTATTTGGAAAAATTAGGCATGGCCCCAGGGGCAATATTTACGGGCTATGACGTGGTAGATAACGGTGTATTTCATCCTGAACAGATTAGAAAAGAGCCTCGCCCAATTCCCCAGTCCTACTTTCTGGCCATTAATCGGTTTATTCCTAAGAAAAATCTAATTGTTTTAATCGAAGCTTACGCTGACTATTGTCAAGCAACTAACGGCCAAGCAGGCGATCTGCCCTGGCATTTCGTCCTCTGTGGCGATGGGGAGTTGCGGCCAGTCATCGAGGCGTTGATTGGGCAGCTTGGCCTAGGCGATCTCATCCATTTGCCTGGCTTTTTACAGCAAGATCAATTATTGCCCTACTTTGCCCATGCCAGTTGTTTCATCCATGCCAGTACCCAGGAGCAGTGGGGATTAGTTGTCAATGAGGCGATGGCCGCAGGATTGCCAGTATTGGTTTCTAATCGATGTGGTTGTTTTGAAGATTTGATCCTAGAAGGGGTGACAGGCTTTGGTTTTGACCCAGATAATAAACAACAGCTAACCAACTTAATGCTTAAAATGAGCCATGGGCAAGTAGACCTTGAGCAGATAGGACAATCGGCATTAATGCATATTCAAAAATTTTCGCCAGATACATTTGCCCAGGGCCTCCTTCAGGCAGTGGACTACGTGTTATTAAGGCAATCGGGCCAGTAG
- a CDS encoding glycosyltransferase, whose translation MLKVLHIVPSVGSVYGGSSKAVLEMVGVLGRYVETVHLVTTNANGSDRLDVPLHDWIPADNYQIQYFPYLAQGDYKFSRAMSHWLWHHVGDYDLVHTHAVFSIPNWPAYWSCQRHGVPYVVSPHGMLQPWTLSYKGWKKKFFYRLLEKPALDRCCGVHALTRSEAEGLQNLGLNVPLFLLPNGIHRQEFEVLPDSSLFYKAFPHTQGRTILLFLGRIDPKKGLDLLIPAFAQAFHQYPDSHLVIAGPDNIGYQPSVEDAIRAAGCGAAVTFTGMLVGDLKLSALAAANIFVAPSYSEGFSMSVLEGMAAGLPCVITTGCNFPEAAQEKAALMIEPKGDQLLQALMTCLGDRPGAEAMGQRAQKLIFDQYTWSHIAHKLAQVYQAIHKTQPLPHTYAA comes from the coding sequence ATGCTCAAGGTTCTGCATATTGTCCCTTCCGTCGGTAGTGTATATGGTGGCTCCTCCAAGGCTGTCCTAGAAATGGTTGGCGTTTTAGGCAGGTATGTGGAAACGGTTCACTTAGTCACCACGAATGCCAACGGCTCTGATCGGTTAGATGTCCCTCTCCATGATTGGATTCCGGCAGACAACTATCAAATTCAATATTTTCCCTACCTAGCCCAGGGAGACTACAAGTTTAGTCGGGCCATGAGTCACTGGTTGTGGCACCATGTGGGCGATTATGACTTAGTCCATACCCATGCAGTTTTTTCCATTCCCAATTGGCCGGCCTACTGGAGCTGCCAACGGCACGGAGTTCCCTATGTTGTCTCACCCCACGGAATGCTCCAGCCTTGGACCCTTTCCTATAAGGGCTGGAAAAAGAAATTTTTTTACCGCTTACTAGAAAAGCCAGCCCTGGATCGCTGTTGTGGTGTCCATGCCCTAACTCGCTCAGAGGCAGAAGGGTTACAAAATTTAGGCTTAAATGTACCCCTGTTTTTATTGCCCAATGGTATTCACCGTCAAGAATTTGAGGTTTTGCCGGATTCAAGCCTATTCTACAAAGCCTTTCCCCATACCCAAGGACGCACCATTCTCCTATTCCTCGGTCGGATTGATCCCAAAAAAGGCTTGGATTTGTTGATCCCTGCCTTTGCCCAAGCGTTCCATCAGTACCCAGATAGTCATTTAGTGATTGCTGGCCCCGATAACATTGGCTATCAACCCAGCGTGGAAGATGCCATTCGGGCAGCGGGGTGTGGTGCGGCGGTAACCTTTACCGGAATGTTAGTGGGGGATTTGAAGCTCAGTGCCTTAGCGGCGGCAAATATTTTTGTGGCTCCCTCCTATTCTGAGGGATTTAGTATGTCGGTCTTGGAGGGAATGGCGGCGGGACTTCCCTGCGTGATTACCACCGGCTGTAATTTTCCGGAAGCAGCTCAGGAAAAGGCAGCCCTGATGATTGAGCCAAAGGGTGATCAACTTCTCCAGGCATTGATGACCTGCTTAGGCGATCGCCCCGGAGCTGAGGCTATGGGACAGCGGGCCCAAAAATTGATTTTTGATCAATACACCTGGAGTCATATCGCCCATAAACTGGCCCAAGTCTACCAAGCCATTCATAAAACCCAGCCCCTTCCCCATACCTATGCAGCTTGA